Proteins encoded in a region of the Coffea eugenioides isolate CCC68of chromosome 4, Ceug_1.0, whole genome shotgun sequence genome:
- the LOC113767416 gene encoding protein NRT1/ PTR FAMILY 2.11-like isoform X1, with product MGIKSPMDDTKLKEKDTCVKKDKVDTGVKKDEVKYRGIKAMPFIIGNETFEKLGTVGTISNMLVYLTTVFNMSTIGATNLINIFYGTCNFGTLIGAFFSDTYFGRYNTIGFASVASVLGMLILTLTAAIPQLHPSPCGTDSSKCVGPTAGQLTFLLSGFGFLVIGASGIRPCNLAFGADQFNPNTESGRKGTNSFFNWYYFTFTFAVMVSLTIIVYVQSNISWAIGLAIPAFMMFLSCTVFFVGTRIYVMVLPQGSPLTSVVQVIVAASKKRKLALPDQPQKSLFDFMSPNSINSKLPYTDQFGFLNKAAIITPEDHINADGSAHNPWRLCSIQQVEEVKCIVSVVPIWIAGIIYYIVLNLMQTYAVFQAMQADRRLGNTSFKIPAASYTIFQMLSLTAWIPIYDRIIVPYLRKITKKEDGITVLQKMGVGMVIAVATMVVSALVENWRRTVALTKSTIGVVAQKGNISSLSAFWLIPQMALAGLSEAFTIVAQVEFFYKQFPESMRSFGGSFLFCGVAICSYFSSFMISIVHKETRNASGIDWLAEDLNKGRLDYFYYLVTALEVLNLGYFLICAKWYKYKGTQGKSSNGDVAMEDLSSRAHMV from the exons atgggaatCAAGTCACCAATGGATGATACTAAGTTGAAGGAGAAAGATACTTGTGTCAAGAAGGATAAAGTCGATACTGGTGTCAAGAAGGATGAAGTCAAGTACAGAGGAATCAAAGCTATGCCTTTCATCATAG GAAATGAAACGTTCGAGAAGCTGGGAACAGTCGGAACTATATCCAATATGTTGGTGTATCTGACGACTGTCTTTAACATGAGTACTATTGGTGCAACAAATCTCATTAACATCTTCTATGGTACCTGCAATTTTGGTACCTTGATTGGAGCTTTCTTCTCAGACACTTACTTCGGCCGATACAACACTATAGGCTTTGCTTCAGTAGCTTCCGTCTTG GGAATGCTCATATTGACGCTAACTGCAGCGATTCCTCAGTTGCATCCCTCTCCTTGCGGAACAGACAGCAGCAAATGTGTTGGACCGACGGCAGGGCAACTAACTTTCCTGTTGAGTGGATTCGGATTCCTAGTGATTGGAGCTAGTGGCATAAGACCATGTAATTTGGCCTTTGGTGCAGACCAGTTTAATCCCAATACAGAGTCCGGTAGAAAGGGAACCAATAGTTTCTTCAATTGGTATTATTTCACCTTTACATTTGCCGTGATGGTATCCTTGACAATCATTGTCTACGTGCAATCCAATATCAGTTGGGCTATCGGATTGGCAATTCCTGCATTCATGATGTTCTTATCCTGCACTGTCTTCTTCGTGGGTACGAGAATATATGTGATGGTACTGCCACAGGGCAGTCCCTTGACTAGCGTGGTACAAGTGATTGTTGCTGCAAGCAAAAAGAGGAAATTGGCTTTGCCGGATCAACCACAGAAGTCTCTCTTTGATTTCATGTCTCCCAATTCAATCAACTCTAAGCTTCCTTACACAGATCAGTTCGG GTTCCTGAACAAAGCAGCAATCATAACCCCTGAAGATCATATCAACGCGGATGGTTCAGCACACAATCCATGGAGGCTTTGCAGCATCCAGCAGGTGGAAGAAGTGAAATGCATAGTCAGTGTGGTTCCCATATGGATTGCTGGAATTATATACTATATAGTGCTGAACTTGATGCAGACTTATGCAGTTTTCCAGGCCATGCAAGCTGATAGACGCCTTGGAAATACCAGCTTCAAAATCCCAGCAGCATCTTACACAATTTTTCAGATGTTGAGCCTCACAGCATGGATTCCAATATATGATAGGATCATTGTTCCGTATCTTCGTAAAATCACCAAGAAAGAAGACGGTATAACTGTCCTCCAAAAGATGGGTGTTGGCATGGTAATTGCAGTGGCTACCATGGTGGTATCTGCTCTAGTGGAAAACTGGAGAAGAACTGTGGCTCTTACTAAGTCAACCATAGGAGTCGTAGCGCAAAAAGGCAACATTTCTTCCTTGAGTGCTTTTTGGTTAATCCCTCAAATGGCACTAGCAGGGCTTTCAGAAGCATTTACCATCGTTGCTCAAGTTGAATTTTTCTATAAGCAGTTCCCCGAGAGCATGAGAAGTTTTGGAGGGTCATTTTTGTTTTGTGGTGTTGCAATATGTAGTTATTTTAGCAGCTTCATGATATCAATAGTCCACAAAGAGACCAGAAATGCATCCGGAATAGACTGGTTGGCTGAAGATCTCAACAAGGGAAGATTGGATTACTTCTATTACCTGGTTACTGCTTTGGAAGTTCTCAATCTAGGATACTTTCTAATTTGTGctaagtggtacaagtacaaaggAACACAAGGCAAGAGCAGTAATGGTGATGTTGCCATGGAAGATTTAAGCTCCAGAGCACATATGGTTTAA
- the LOC113767416 gene encoding protein NRT1/ PTR FAMILY 2.11-like isoform X2 gives MGIKSPMDDTKLKENDSGVEKDEVKYRGIKAMPFIIGNETFEKLGTVGTISNMLVYLTTVFNMSTIGATNLINIFYGTCNFGTLIGAFFSDTYFGRYNTIGFASVASVLGMLILTLTAAIPQLHPSPCGTDSSKCVGPTAGQLTFLLSGFGFLVIGASGIRPCNLAFGADQFNPNTESGRKGTNSFFNWYYFTFTFAVMVSLTIIVYVQSNISWAIGLAIPAFMMFLSCTVFFVGTRIYVMVLPQGSPLTSVVQVIVAASKKRKLALPDQPQKSLFDFMSPNSINSKLPYTDQFGFLNKAAIITPEDHINADGSAHNPWRLCSIQQVEEVKCIVSVVPIWIAGIIYYIVLNLMQTYAVFQAMQADRRLGNTSFKIPAASYTIFQMLSLTAWIPIYDRIIVPYLRKITKKEDGITVLQKMGVGMVIAVATMVVSALVENWRRTVALTKSTIGVVAQKGNISSLSAFWLIPQMALAGLSEAFTIVAQVEFFYKQFPESMRSFGGSFLFCGVAICSYFSSFMISIVHKETRNASGIDWLAEDLNKGRLDYFYYLVTALEVLNLGYFLICAKWYKYKGTQGKSSNGDVAMEDLSSRAHMV, from the exons atgggaatCAAATCACCAATGGATGATACTAAGTTGAAGGAGAATGATAGTGGTGTCGAGAAGGATGAAGTCAAG TACAGAGGAATCAAAGCTATGCCTTTCATCATAG GAAATGAAACGTTCGAGAAGCTGGGAACAGTCGGAACTATATCCAATATGTTGGTGTATCTGACGACTGTCTTTAACATGAGTACTATTGGTGCAACAAATCTCATTAACATCTTCTATGGTACCTGCAATTTTGGTACCTTGATTGGAGCTTTCTTCTCAGACACTTACTTCGGCCGATACAACACTATAGGCTTTGCTTCAGTAGCTTCCGTCTTG GGAATGCTCATATTGACGCTAACTGCAGCGATTCCTCAGTTGCATCCCTCTCCTTGCGGAACAGACAGCAGCAAATGTGTTGGACCGACGGCAGGGCAACTAACTTTCCTGTTGAGTGGATTCGGATTCCTAGTGATTGGAGCTAGTGGCATAAGACCATGTAATTTGGCCTTTGGTGCAGACCAGTTTAATCCCAATACAGAGTCCGGTAGAAAGGGAACCAATAGTTTCTTCAATTGGTATTATTTCACCTTTACATTTGCCGTGATGGTATCCTTGACAATCATTGTCTACGTGCAATCCAATATCAGTTGGGCTATCGGATTGGCAATTCCTGCATTCATGATGTTCTTATCCTGCACTGTCTTCTTCGTGGGTACGAGAATATATGTGATGGTACTGCCACAGGGCAGTCCCTTGACTAGCGTGGTACAAGTGATTGTTGCTGCAAGCAAAAAGAGGAAATTGGCTTTGCCGGATCAACCACAGAAGTCTCTCTTTGATTTCATGTCTCCCAATTCAATCAACTCTAAGCTTCCTTACACAGATCAGTTCGG GTTCCTGAACAAAGCAGCAATCATAACCCCTGAAGATCATATCAACGCGGATGGTTCAGCACACAATCCATGGAGGCTTTGCAGCATCCAGCAGGTGGAAGAAGTGAAATGCATAGTCAGTGTGGTTCCCATATGGATTGCTGGAATTATATACTATATAGTGCTGAACTTGATGCAGACTTATGCAGTTTTCCAGGCCATGCAAGCTGATAGACGCCTTGGAAATACCAGCTTCAAAATCCCAGCAGCATCTTACACAATTTTTCAGATGTTGAGCCTCACAGCATGGATTCCAATATATGATAGGATCATTGTTCCGTATCTTCGTAAAATCACCAAGAAAGAAGACGGTATAACTGTCCTCCAAAAGATGGGTGTTGGCATGGTAATTGCAGTGGCTACCATGGTGGTATCTGCTCTAGTGGAAAACTGGAGAAGAACTGTGGCTCTTACTAAGTCAACCATAGGAGTCGTAGCGCAAAAAGGCAACATTTCTTCCTTGAGTGCTTTTTGGTTAATCCCTCAAATGGCACTAGCAGGGCTTTCAGAAGCATTTACCATCGTTGCTCAAGTTGAATTTTTCTATAAGCAGTTCCCCGAGAGCATGAGAAGTTTTGGAGGGTCATTTTTGTTTTGTGGTGTTGCAATATGTAGTTATTTTAGCAGCTTCATGATATCAATAGTCCACAAAGAGACCAGAAATGCATCCGGAATAGACTGGTTGGCTGAAGATCTCAACAAGGGAAGATTGGATTACTTCTATTACCTGGTTACTGCTTTGGAAGTTCTCAATCTAGGATACTTTCTAATTTGTGctaagtggtacaagtacaaaggAACACAAGGCAAGAGCAGTAATGGTGATGTTGCCATGGAAGATTTAAGCTCCAGAGCACATATGGTTTAA